The Paracoccus liaowanqingii genome window below encodes:
- a CDS encoding molybdenum cofactor biosynthesis protein MoaE yields MSARVQTAPFDLAAELAGFGAGAGAVVTFTGLVRDDTGRMAALEIEHYPGMTERALAEYGQAAAARFALIDWRIVHRHGRIGTGQPIMMVATAARHRRAAFEGADYLMDWLKSRAPFWKREIAHDGAARWVAAKTGDEDALARW; encoded by the coding sequence GTGTCGGCCCGGGTCCAGACCGCGCCCTTCGATCTGGCGGCCGAGCTTGCGGGCTTCGGCGCCGGGGCGGGCGCCGTGGTGACCTTCACCGGCCTCGTGCGCGACGACACCGGCCGGATGGCCGCGCTGGAGATCGAGCATTATCCCGGCATGACCGAACGCGCGCTGGCCGAGTACGGGCAGGCCGCCGCCGCCCGCTTCGCCCTGATCGACTGGCGCATCGTGCATCGTCATGGCCGCATCGGGACGGGACAGCCCATCATGATGGTGGCCACCGCCGCCCGCCACCGCCGCGCGGCCTTCGAGGGGGCGGATTACCTGATGGACTGGCTGAAATCCCGCGCCCCCTTCTGGAAGCGCGAGATCGCCCATGACGGCGCGGCGCGATGGGTCGCCGCCAAGACCGGCGACGAGGATGCGCTGGCCCGGTGGTGA
- a CDS encoding MoaD/ThiS family protein: MEILYFAALRERVGHPRETVTSDARTPRDLVAELAARSDGHAAAFADMAALRCAVDQQLTDLDAPLGQPREVAFFPPMTGG, encoded by the coding sequence ATTGAGATCCTGTATTTCGCCGCCCTGCGCGAGCGCGTGGGCCATCCGCGCGAGACGGTGACCAGCGACGCGCGGACGCCCCGCGATCTGGTGGCCGAACTGGCCGCCCGGTCCGACGGCCATGCGGCGGCCTTCGCGGACATGGCCGCGCTGCGCTGCGCCGTGGACCAGCAGCTGACCGATCTGGACGCCCCCTTGGGGCAGCCGCGCGAGGTGGCCTTCTTTCCCCCGATGACCGGCGGCTGA
- the pgsA gene encoding CDP-diacylglycerol--glycerol-3-phosphate 3-phosphatidyltransferase has translation MRWNLPNLLTLLRLLAAPGVPLMFLYFHRPWADWAALALFLLAAITDWFDGYLARAWKQESRFGAAMDPIADKAMVVIALVVITGYSGMNPWLILPVTVILFREVFVSGLREFLGDKSRMLAVTNLAKWKTTLQMVAISVLFLATGLAYVEHGHAPRVGETGLVWSGSWAALATYAGLTLIWIAAALTAWTGWDYFVKARPFLKDPGHDD, from the coding sequence ATGCGCTGGAACCTTCCCAATCTTCTGACCCTTCTCCGTCTGCTGGCCGCCCCGGGCGTGCCGCTGATGTTCCTGTACTTCCATCGGCCCTGGGCGGATTGGGCGGCGCTGGCGCTGTTTCTGCTGGCGGCGATCACCGACTGGTTCGACGGCTACCTGGCCCGCGCCTGGAAGCAGGAGAGCCGCTTCGGCGCCGCCATGGACCCGATCGCCGACAAGGCGATGGTGGTGATCGCGCTGGTCGTGATCACCGGCTATTCCGGCATGAACCCCTGGCTGATCCTGCCGGTGACGGTGATCCTGTTCCGCGAGGTCTTCGTCTCGGGCCTGAGGGAATTTCTGGGCGACAAGTCGCGCATGCTGGCCGTGACCAATCTGGCCAAGTGGAAGACGACGCTGCAGATGGTCGCGATCTCGGTCCTGTTCCTGGCGACGGGGCTGGCCTATGTCGAACACGGCCATGCCCCCCGCGTGGGCGAGACGGGTCTGGTCTGGTCGGGCAGCTGGGCGGCGCTGGCGACCTATGCCGGGCTGACGCTGATCTGGATCGCGGCGGCACTGACCGCCTGGACGGGCTGGGATTACTTCGTCAAGGCGCGGCCCTTCCTGAAGGATCCGGGCCATGACGATTGA